The proteins below come from a single Mytilus edulis chromosome 5, xbMytEdul2.2, whole genome shotgun sequence genomic window:
- the LOC139523164 gene encoding antithrombin-III-like, whose protein sequence is MMAGIPVNYGHGLIEFSTSLYRELDKTESVCISPYSITAAFLLLMVGARGRSQQQISAVLFKNNIFSEEEKLKYYKTLNSYIIQKAGVNVSLASANRLFVNDRFTVLQNVRKKAKQYFGADISLKDFTRPKASAFVMNRWVSKQTNGKIKNLITDDMIDDATVMFIINAVYFKATWERQFSPKLTSKQNFLLPNNKTIEVDMMSVRLMVSFHKGFDFTAIALPFKGGNFDMVFILPDKEVELKHIESRISLKFLSDISSGFNKKQFDIFIPKFKLESDFDLTEELPKLAVTDIFKAGEANFTNLIVEKTPNLYVKIAVHKVVFNVNEAGVEGAAATAFGISFRSGARLFLANRPFLFYVRDIKSGLILFIGRFYPKVG, encoded by the coding sequence ATGATGGCAGGAATTCCTGTTAACTACGGACACGGTTTAATTGAATTCTCGACATCTTTATATCGAGAACTAGATAAGACGGAGAGTGTATGTATATCACCGTATAGTATCACTGCGGCGTTTCTATTGTTAATGGTGGGTGCAAGGGGACGGTCACAACAACAAATATCAGctgttctttttaaaaataacatattttcagaGGAAGAGAAGTTGAAATATTACAAGACACTGAACAGCTATATAATTCAAAAAGCTGGAGTAAATGTGAGTTTAGCTAGTGCAAATAGATTATTTGTAAACGACAGATTCACAGTACTGCAAAATGTAAGAAAGAAAGCAAAACAATATTTTGGGGCCGATATCAGTTTGAAGGATTTTACAAGACCAAAGGCATCTGCATTTGTGATGAATAGATGGGTGTCGAAACAGACAAACggcaaaattaagaatttgatcACAGACGATATGATAGACGATGCCACTGTTATGTTCATAATAAATGCAGTGTATTTTAAAGCGACTTGGGAGAGACAGTTTTCACCAAAATTAACCAGCAAGCAAAACTTTCTGCTCCCAAACAACAAAACGATTGAAGTTGACATGATGAGCGTAAGATTAATGGTTTCATTTCATAAAGGCTTTGACTTCACTGCTATAGCATTACCATTCAAGGGAGGAAACTTTGATATGGTCTTCATTTTACCAGATAAAGAAGTGGAGCTTAAGCATATTGAATCGAGAATATCATTGAAATTCTTATCGGATATTTCTTCTGGatttaataaaaaacaatttgatatctTTATTCCAAAATTTAAATTAGAGTCAGATTTTGATTTAACGGAAGAACTACCTAAACTTGCAGTAACTGATATTTTTAAAGCAGGTGAAGCTAATTTTACCAACCTTATTGTTGAGAAGACACCAAATTTATATGTTAAGATTGCTGTTCACAAAGTTGTCTTCAATGTGAACGAGGCAGGTGTAGAAGGCGCTGCAGCTACAGCTTTTGGAATTTCATTTAGAAGTGGCGCACGACTGTTTTTGGCAAATAGACCCTTTTTGTTTTATGTAAGAGATATCAAATCAggtcttattttatttattggtCGTTTCTATCCTAAAGTCGGATAA